The following nucleotide sequence is from Triticum dicoccoides isolate Atlit2015 ecotype Zavitan chromosome 7B, WEW_v2.0, whole genome shotgun sequence.
GTGCCAGGAGACATGGTTTGGAGGTCCTATGTTGCGCTCCACCAGTGTTCGCCGATGCCTTGTTCGTCCTTCTCCGGTGCAATGTACGGTCGTTGGTGGTGAATCCAAGACGGTGCCTGTCTCGGTCGGATCGGGTCCCGCCATCCTCTTGCCACCTCCTTTAGGCATCAAGGGGGGATGGTGCGTTGACGAGGGAAGCTTGGTGGGAGCTGTTGTTCTTCGGAGGTAACTGGCATCGGTCGAGACGCGGCGAGGTTTTCGTATTAGGGTAGGGTCTTTTGCGTCGTAGTTGTGTCGTTGTTGATGGTTGTCTTTGGACTAGCCGGTTGTGGAGTGGGCGCTACGCTCGTTGTTCGCAACGAGTTGTAGCCGTCTTGTACTTGTAATTCTCTTCTTCTGTAAAGGTATTGTACGCAATTTGCGTACTCTCGGGAAAAAAAAAACTGTTAGAAAAGTTTTCTATGGTTTGGTACAAACGTACTAGAACTTGAATTATTATTTTGAAAGAAATACATGGAGTACGTGAGAGGATTGCATCACTCGACGCAGACACCGCGTACTACACCACAGCGCCGTACCACATAGACCCCGGACGCAGAAACCCAGAGGCAAAGGAAGGAACCGATGAGCTGAGGTCAGGTCAGGTATCCCAAGCCCACACTCAACCGAAAGCCAGCATGAATGCAACCCTCCCCTCCACAGCACAGCACAGacccagaggcagcagcagcaggcaGAAGAGGAAAACCAAACAGTCCATCCGGCCCGCTAGCTGACACGCCACCCCCGCACGGCCGCACCCGAGGCGACGAGAAAAAGTTTGCGCCAAAAAACAAACGGCACCCGAAGCGGGCAAGCAGGGGGCGGGCGCAAGCAAGCGCGAGGCAGGCCACCACCCGCGCCGCGGCAGCGCAGCAGCAGCGCGGCATGGGCGCAACACTAAAAAGAAGCgacgccacctcctcctcctcccctctctctcctcctcccccgcTCCCCACCCCTCTCCCCTCCCGCTCCGTGGCGAGCAGCCCCGGGGTTCCGCTCGCGGGCGTGTGATCTGTGCGGCGAAGCCCTGAGGTGGGATGGAGGAGCCGCGGGATGGCGGGTTTGGAGGGGGCGGGGCGGTGCGGGAGCTGGTGCTGATGCagcaggagcggcggcggcggcgggaggaggaggaggaggaggtgcggcGCCAGATGTTCGGGGGAGGCGCCGCGTTCCacgcggcggcggccgcggccgcgctgggccagcagcagcagcaccagcaGGCGGCGGAGTACGCGGAGCTCGCGGCCGGGGGCGCCGCCGGAGGCGCGTTCTACGAGAGCGAGGCGGGCGGGTCGTCCGAGCCCGAGCCGCACGGGGCGTCCGACCGCCCGCGCGGGGGCGGGGGGTCCGGCAGCAAGCGCACCCGCGCCGCCGAGGTGCACAACCTCTCCGAGAAGGTGGTGGCCCGCTTCCCCTGAGTTTCGCTCTGCTTTTCTGCTCTTCTCGCCCTGTACGTTTTCCGGCCGCTCATTGttcgcttgcttgcttgcttgattgGGGCGCAGCGGCGGAGGAGCAGGATCAACGAGAAGATGAAGGCGCTGCAGAGCCTGATACCCAATTCCAACAAGGTCGGCAGCGCAACAAAACTAACCACTGTACCacttcatttttctttttcgtccCTGAATTCGGGGCTACTGAGTTTCGTCGTGCTTCTGTGGTTGCAGACTGACAAGGCATCCATGCTCGACGAGGCCATTGAGTATCTGAAGCAACTGCAGCTCCAAGTACAGGTCAGTAAATGCATCTCTGGATGGCTGGTTGATGTCTGAGTAGAGGCTAACTTGCTAGTGCATTTATTTTAACTGATGGTCCAAACTGCAAACATTGACGTTGGAGTAAGTGTTTTACTGTGGGTGTTGTCCTTATTGATTCTTTATCCAATCCATAGCGAAGTAATGCTGGCGAAAATTTCCACATAGCACAGCAGTGGCCACTTTCTGTTTTCTAGCCATATCTTATAGAACTGTTGATTTCCTTGGGTTCACACTGGGATTTGTAATGCTGATCAAAACGTTGATATGTTAGGGCTAGTTTCCTAGTGCGGATGCACTTCGGCAAATGCCGTGCCAATTGACATTTATGCTAGCTAGCTTGCTATATTCAGTTGGTAGGTGCTAATAATTAAACTGTGCGTTTAAAATTTAAATATACAGCTCAAATGCAAGTATTAATACAGAGTTTTTGCCCCGATAATTTTTCCCTACAGATGCTGTCTATGAGAAATGGCGTTTACTTGAACCCATCGTATCTATCTGGAGCGCTTGAGCCTATGCAAGCATCACAAATGTTTGCAGCACTTGGTGTCAGTGGGAGGAATGTGGCGGCACCAAGCTCCGGGGCAGTAGCCCCGCCTGTAAACCAAAGTTCAGGAGCTCATCATCCATTCGATCCGATGAATTCTCAACAAAATCAACCACAGCCTCTTGTGTTACCAAGCTGTCCTAAAACAACCATTTCAGAGCCTCCATTTCACTTGGAGTCGTCACAGTCCCACCTTCAATCATTTCAGTTGCCTGAATCCTCAGAGGTAACACAAGTCCTTATTTTCTATTGTACTGAGGCTTCAGGAAGATTTTTCTCACAACATGCATTCTTCTGTTTTGAAGTTGATGTTGCGAGGGGATATAATGCTGAAACATCACCTAACATCAGCTCAGGACAGAGCTGATCCTTCAGGTTTGTGACAAATTATTTAACTATCTATTGTTGTTGCCAGCATTTTCATTTGTCTCGCGGATACTACACCTTTTCATTCTAATGGCATACCCCTTCGCCCCCCTTGAAGGAAACAAGATGAACTCATTAAGGCAAGAATCAACCATGTTGAACACTCATTTTGATGGATGCTCACGTAGCAAAGAGCAGTCACATGATATGGTACCGGCAAATACACGGCATGTGTAGGTGAGTTTTTCTTGGCATGGTTGAAAAGCCAATCAGCGAAGCATATAAAAAAAATTATATGCGCTGATAAGTTTTTAAATAGGAGGATAAACATGCTTTAAGTGTGATCACATGCACAACATACCATTGCTTTTAGCTTCTCCTTTTAGAGTAAGGTTGCATTTGGCATCGTGATAGATTATGATAATCCAACTTTTCCAACCAGATTTTGTCTATTTTGTGGTTCGGCTAACGAGGTTGTTCGTGCTTCGTGGCTATTTCCCCTCGgtaaattgtactccctccatcccaaaataagtgactcgagGGAGTAAAAACAAAGTTCAGCGCAACATAATTCAGCAACCACAAACTGAGCCTAAGGAGTTGGACTGTGGTGTGTGGTCGAACCTGATTGCTAGATTAAAAGAATATAGTTTGAACTGACGGTGTCGTTTACTGTCATGTTGTCTAGGATGTGCCCAAAACATGGACATCATAATGTGAAAAATTGTCGATACTTCAAGCTTTACCCTGGACTCCCTGTAAATAAAAACACCGCAGCCAGTAATGAAACAGGTACGACGTTTAGGCATACGGTAGTTGACTATGAAGACTTTGGCCTAATTTAATCGGTTCAATGACTTCAGTGACAGCAACCTAGCCTTCAGGCAGTTGAGCTAACCAACCTAGCCCAATTTATTACTAGTGCTTTGTAACATCATCAACTGTTTTCCCCATGCTACTTACTACCTGCTACGATTGCTAAGTTGGATGAAAAGAACAATTATTTATCCTTTGCATTCCTATATCTTAACGAAGCATCGACAGATACTAATAACCGTTTGTTCGTCTctaaaccttgtctttgacagcttAGGAAGTGATTACCAGTAACACCGAAGTCGGCGTGCGAAGGCAGGATGACATGACGTAGCTCAGCGATCTAGCTAACCGGCAAGTCCGACAGTCAAAGCTTTGCCAATCATTGACCTCTCCGTTACCGCTATATAGTTCTACTGTTAATTCTTGATGAAGCGGACTGAGCGCTTCATCACTTGGTACTAGTAGCTTAGAGAGAAGAACCGTGTAAAATATTGCTCATCAGATGCTGCTCCTTTTTTCCGGTCCATTTGAAGGCCTCGGGACTAGCAGGTAACGAGACTAGTCTGGCAAAATATGTTCTATGATGATGAGCAGTAGCCAGTGCTCCTGGCAAATTCAGAATATAATCTACCGGGAACTTTTTGAATTTTGACTTTTGAGACTCAATCCTACACGGTCTCATGTTTTTTACAAGCTGCAAAAACGGAGGGCTGCGATGGGCCCGGACCCTACGGCGAAATTCTACGTTTTGTTCTTGGATTCCCTGTTGGACCAGCCTGAACTGAAAGCGACGTACTGTTGTGGTGGCGCGATCATGCCGGGATCGTCCTCGCGAACGCATCCTGGGTGGTGTCCCCGAAGTTGCCCATGACCTCTGCCTGGCGTCCCAATTCGGGGTGTGGTGGAGTGGAGTTGTGGTGCGCGCCACCCACCAGGATACGCACGCATCATGTCTTGATGCTCACATTTCAAAGGGACCACCTGCAGACTAGGCGACCGAAAATTTTGTACTGTAACTTTCAGTCGATTTTCACACGGACCGGCCGCCCCTCTTCTTTCTCCTCCTgacggccgcccgccgccgcccgaacTGTCGGAGAGCATCTATAGTCGGATCCCTTAAATTCGAGTGGATGGCCTGGTCGGTGACCGGTCGTGAGAATGCGCCCCAGCTGGACCCCTCGAACCGGCTCCACGTTTAGGTTGTCCAGGCTGTCCGGCACCTCTCAAACCCAGCCCACATTTGGGCGAAAATCAGAAGGCTCGAGCGCATCTGCCACGTCCGATCTGAGAGAACAGACCCACGCCAAATTCCTTCAAACCATTCCCGACATAGCCCGATCTGCCATCTTCCTCTGCTCTCTTCGGCCTCATCCACGCCGACCATCCCCTAGTCTGTCACCACTAGCTCTGTCGCCACCCCAAACCCACAACACTGCACCACTGGCACAAAACCTCTCTCCATCATCCCGCCCCATACACGGTGCCGCACTGGACGCCGTCGCGGTATGTCCTGCTCCTTCGGTCATACCCCTTGCCCTCTATGTGTTCTACAAAATGTCTGAGTTACTTTTTTATATTCTTTTGTAGATAAAACGAGGGATTCATCGGATGAGGAGTTTGATTTGTCGGATTCATCGAATGAAgaggttatgatgatgatgatgagcatccaGGAAGAAATGGAGAAGAAAGTGGACCATATTATAAACTTCAAGAGTTCGATCAAGGGGCGGGCGATTTTACACCAAGATAGGATCGTTGGCACACTGCTGCTCTACAAAGACTACTCTAATTTCAACCCAAACCAAAGTTTCATGATGGATTTTTTCGGCATCGCTTCCACATGAGCATACCTTTATTCTTGGGTGTGGTGGAGGGCATGGAGGCACATGATCCGTGCTTCTTTGAAAGGTTGTTGCAGAAAATTTTGGTCTCTCCTTTGCAAAAATGCATGGCTGCTCTGAGAATGCTTGTACTAGGTATCGCCGTGGATGccgttggtgagatggtctagatgGGAGAGAGCACATGGCTTGATGTCACTGTCAAATTTTCCCAAGCCGTGGTAAAGGTGTTTAGAGTGGAGTATCTAAGAGAACCAACTATCGAAGGCACAGAGAGGTTGATGTCAATTGGAGCTGCGAGAGGTCACTCGATTGCATGCATAGGCAATGAAAGAGATGTTCTAAAGGTTCGCGCCAGATGCACCAAGGTCACACTAAAGATGTCACCATCATACTCGAAGCAGTGGCATCAAGGAACTTGTGGATTTAGCATGCTTTCTTTGGCATTTTTGGTTCTCATAACGACATCAATATGCCTAGCGATATTCGTTGGTCAAAATACTTTGTGATGGTGATGCTCCACCGTGTAAGTACATCGTTAATAGACACAACTACAACATGGGATACTACCTTGTTGATGGTATCTATGCTTAGTGGGCTGCGTTTGTCAAGACCATATCCGATCCCCGTGGCGACAAAAGGTCCCACTTGCAACAATGCAAGGAggagctagaaaagatgtggagagagcatttAGAGTGCTCCAAGCTCGTTCAGGTATTGTTTGTGGAGCTGCAATTATGTGATGAGAATCTCAAACACTATGGCAGCTGATGACATCTCGTGTCATTTTGCACAACATGATTGTCGACGACGAGGGTGAAGGGGCAGTCCGAACGGATGATTTTGAGAAGCACAAAGTACAAGtctgccccccccccttccccggAAACAAGATGTCGAGCATATTGTGAACTTTCAGGAGATACATCGGCATCTTCGAGATGAAAACATACACGCGCAACTAATCGACGATCTTGTGGAGCATAGGTGGGAGCCAAAATGGAAACCAAGGAAACTATTAGATTATGTACTCGAAATAAAAATATTTGAACTATGCATTCTTTGCTAAGAACAAATGTTATTTCCGTGTGATATTCATGTGTATGATCAACGTACATGTGTTTGCATGAATTTAAGAATTTGAAAGTGAAGGATGTGATTGCAAGGGAGAACATCTGTGGGATCGTCCGACGTATCCAGTGTCGCGTCTAGgcgcgtctgtggatgttgtggatTTGCCTAGTCCAGCTGTAGACACTCTAACATTGTTGGCGGGTGTTGTTGTGCATTGTCTTGCCGCCCCAGTCTGGCGCAAGCCGCCCTTCCAACCTTTCATTTAAACCCCAACCATGAACTCCGACGCCGGCAATCCCGCCCACAAACCTTGCTACCTCTTCCTGCGGTAACATCACGTCGTCGCCGGAGCCGGATCCCCTGACGTACGGCCACCTGACGTTGggccactgacgcgtgggtccgggtccacacgtcagcgagtGCGCCGTACGTCAGAGGAGCTGCGTCCGTCGTCGCCAGGGTCGTTCGCCCTAGTCTCAGCCTCAGCCGCTAGGTGAAATGGATAAATAGCTATTCGCACGGTtaaacacatactccctccgtttctttttgttTTGTGTATTAGTTTTGTTCAAAGTCAAACTCTCCAAAGTTTGAGCAAGTTTATACAAAATATTATTGATATTCACAACACAAATTCATTATCAGTAGATCCATCATgagatatattttcatattatatgtaTTTGAtattgtatatgttcatattttttaatactccatccgttcctaaatatttgtctttctacagatttcaacaagtgactacatacggagcaaaatgagtgaatctacactctaaaatatgtctatatacatctgtatgtggtagtccatttgaaattataaaaagacaaatatttagaaacggagggggtATAAGTTTGATCAAACTTTGAAGAGTTTCAGTT
It contains:
- the LOC119337025 gene encoding transcription factor PIF3-like, producing the protein MEEPRDGGFGGGGAVRELVLMQQERRRRREEEEEEVRRQMFGGGAAFHAAAAAAALGQQQQHQQAAEYAELAAGGAAGGAFYESEAGGSSEPEPHGASDRPRGGGGSGSKRTRAAEVHNLSEKRRRSRINEKMKALQSLIPNSNKTDKASMLDEAIEYLKQLQLQVQMLSMRNGVYLNPSYLSGALEPMQASQMFAALGVSGRNVAAPSSGAVAPPVNQSSGAHHPFDPMNSQQNQPQPLVLPSCPKTTISEPPFHLESSQSHLQSFQLPESSELMLRGDIMLKHHLTSAQDRADPSGNKMNSLRQESTMLNTHFDGCSRSKEQSHDMVPANTRHV